The Nocardia sp. NBC_01329 sequence GTCATGATCATCCCCTCGGTCGCCGGTGGGTGATTCGGCCGAACCCGAAGTAGCACCGCGGTGCTACCCGCCGGATCGCCGCCGGTCCTCCGGAACGCTGTCCGCCGCCACACGGAGACCGCGGAACTCGGTGGCCAACGCGTCCAGGGTGTAATGGGCGTTGAGGCCGCTGGGGTTCGGCAGTACCCATACCTCCGTGGCATCGAACGAATCCGGTTGGCGCCCGACGGTCGTGCGTGGTCGGCCGAACGCGGTCCGGTAGGCGCCCAGGCCGAGGACCGCGAGGATCCGCGGCCGGTGCCGGGCCACCCGTTCGGCGAGAGCTCGTCCGCCGTCGCGCAACTCCGCCGCGGTCAGCTCGTCCGCTTTCGCGGTCGTACGGGGCACCACGTTCGTGATGCCCAGTCCCAACCCGAGTAGATCGTCCTGCTCGTCCGGCCGGAACAGTCGCGGCGTGAACCCCGATCGGAACAGTGCGGGCCAGAAACGGTTTCCGGGCCGGGCGAAATGGTGCCCGGTCGCCCCGGACCACAGTCCCGGGTTGATCCCGCAGAACAGCACACGCAGATCCGGTGCCAGCACATCGGCAATGGTCTTCCCACCCGCGGCCGCCAGGTCCGCGGGGGTGGGACGGTATGCAGCGGATCGGCCCATCCGCCCAGTCTGCCAGTGGCCGGACAGCCGTGTTCTCGACCCGGACCCGGACCCCCTCGGCGCTGAGTACGTTATCCAACGATCACGCCCGCCCATCACAGCAGTCCCAGCAGCTCGAGGTCGGCCGCGTACTTGACGATGATCTCCGGCGTCACATGCGGAATATCCTTGGCTGTACCGATTTCCGCCGCCCGCACCGCCGCCCGGAAGCGGTCGGTCGGCGCGATGGAGCCGTGCACCACCTGCTGCGGTTTCCGGTAGTTGTCCAGCAGCGGCAGCAGCGAGTACCGGCGCTGCCGCTCCGGCAGCGCACGTACAGCGGTCTCGAATCGCTGCAACCACCTGCCGTAGCCGGGTATCCGTTCGATGGGGTGGCCGGCCTCGATCAACCAATCGACATAGGTGTCCAGCGAGATACCGTCGTCGTAAGGG is a genomic window containing:
- the mug gene encoding G/U mismatch-specific DNA glycosylase; translated protein: MGRSAAYRPTPADLAAAGGKTIADVLAPDLRVLFCGINPGLWSGATGHHFARPGNRFWPALFRSGFTPRLFRPDEQDDLLGLGLGITNVVPRTTAKADELTAAELRDGGRALAERVARHRPRILAVLGLGAYRTAFGRPRTTVGRQPDSFDATEVWVLPNPSGLNAHYTLDALATEFRGLRVAADSVPEDRRRSGG